In the genome of Limnobaculum zhutongyuii, one region contains:
- a CDS encoding MFS transporter produces the protein MTTVLNTAVTKTRWRLVPFMLTLYILAFLDRANIGFAKQSYQLDTGLSNEAYALGAGIFFIAYACLGAPANLLMKKFGARKWIGITTLCWGVLSSAMAFCDTEWKFLTVRTLLGAAEAGFFPGMIYLTSQWFPQRTRASVMGLFYMGAPLALTLGSPLSGALLEMHGFGGHPGWFWMFMIEGVLAVMAGFWTFWYLDDNLEKARFLTAEEKKALIDQISSEESKKQTSRLMDAVKNVQVWHLAIIYMLIQISVYGLIFFLPTQVAALMGTTVGFKASMVAAIPWIAAMFGTYYIPRYSDRTGNRRNLAALTLAVAGIGIGVSAFASPVVAIIALCFAAAGFIAVQPVYWTMPTSMLSGVALAAGIGFVNMFGAIGGFLAPLIRVKAETVMNNSMAGLLTLAVLTVVGAIVIMALKKDKVADATTGVVADVK, from the coding sequence ATGACTACGGTTCTCAACACGGCTGTAACTAAAACAAGGTGGCGTCTGGTTCCCTTTATGCTGACGCTGTATATTTTGGCCTTTTTGGATCGCGCCAATATTGGTTTTGCCAAGCAGTCTTATCAGTTAGATACCGGTTTAAGTAATGAAGCTTATGCGCTGGGCGCAGGTATCTTTTTTATTGCTTATGCCTGTCTGGGGGCACCAGCCAATCTGTTAATGAAAAAATTTGGTGCCAGAAAATGGATTGGTATCACCACGCTATGCTGGGGCGTTTTATCTTCAGCTATGGCCTTTTGTGATACTGAATGGAAATTCCTGACGGTTCGTACGTTATTAGGAGCCGCTGAAGCGGGCTTCTTCCCGGGAATGATCTATCTGACCTCTCAATGGTTTCCACAGCGTACCCGGGCTAGCGTTATGGGGCTGTTCTATATGGGGGCTCCGCTGGCATTAACACTTGGTTCACCGCTGTCTGGTGCACTATTGGAAATGCACGGTTTTGGCGGGCATCCGGGCTGGTTTTGGATGTTTATGATTGAAGGGGTTCTGGCCGTTATGGCTGGTTTCTGGACCTTCTGGTATTTGGATGACAATCTGGAAAAAGCGCGTTTTCTGACTGCTGAGGAGAAAAAGGCGTTAATCGATCAGATATCTAGTGAAGAGTCGAAGAAACAAACCTCAAGACTGATGGATGCGGTTAAGAATGTGCAGGTGTGGCATCTGGCTATTATCTATATGTTGATTCAAATTAGCGTATACGGCCTGATTTTCTTCCTGCCAACACAGGTTGCAGCATTGATGGGGACTACTGTGGGCTTTAAGGCTTCCATGGTGGCCGCTATTCCATGGATTGCAGCGATGTTCGGGACTTACTACATTCCTCGTTATTCAGACAGAACAGGAAACCGTCGCAATCTGGCAGCGCTTACGCTGGCAGTTGCCGGTATTGGTATCGGCGTGTCTGCATTTGCTTCACCGGTCGTAGCTATTATTGCGCTGTGTTTTGCTGCCGCAGGTTTTATTGCAGTGCAACCAGTGTATTGGACGATGCCAACCAGTATGTTATCGGGTGTGGCATTGGCCGCAGGGATCGGGTTCGTCAATATGTTTGGCGCTATCGGTGGTTTCCTGGCGCCGTTAATTCGGGTTAAAGCTGAAACGGTAATGAATAACTCAATGGCAGGTTTGCTGACATTAGCGGTACTGACTGTTGTCGGGGCTATAGTGATTATGGCGCTGAAGAAAGACAAAGTTGCCGACGCCACGACGGGAGTTGTTGCTGACGTTAAGTGA
- the rhmD gene encoding L-rhamnonate dehydratase encodes MNLPKIKQVRAYFMGGATAEKGSGGADYHDQGDKHWIDDHIATPMSKYKQYEQSRQSFGINVLGTLIVEVEAENGVKGFAVSTGGEMGCFIVEKHLNRFIEGKCVSDIKLINDQMMNATMYYSGSGGLVMNTISCVDLALWDLFGKVVDLPVYKLLGGAVRDEIQFYATGARPDLAKGLGFIGGKMPTHWGPHDGDAGIRKDAAMVADMREKCGPDFWLMLDCWMSQDVNYATKLAHACAPYNLKWIEECLPPQQYEGYAELKRNAPPGMLVTSGEHHGTLQSFRTLSETGIDIMQPDVGWCGGLTTLLEIAAIAKSRGQLVVPHGSSVYSHHAVITFTNTPFSEFLMTSPDCSTMRPQFDPILLNEPVPVNGRMHKSVLDKPGFGVELNPACNLTRPYTH; translated from the coding sequence ATGAACTTACCTAAAATCAAACAGGTTAGAGCCTATTTTATGGGTGGAGCGACCGCAGAGAAAGGTTCTGGCGGAGCTGATTATCATGACCAGGGAGACAAACACTGGATTGACGATCATATTGCTACACCAATGAGTAAATATAAGCAGTATGAGCAATCCCGTCAGTCATTTGGGATTAACGTGCTGGGGACACTGATTGTCGAAGTCGAAGCTGAAAACGGTGTGAAGGGATTTGCCGTTTCAACCGGCGGTGAAATGGGATGTTTTATTGTAGAAAAGCACCTCAACCGCTTTATTGAAGGAAAATGCGTGTCGGATATCAAGTTGATTAACGATCAAATGATGAACGCCACCATGTACTATTCTGGCTCTGGCGGTCTGGTAATGAATACTATCTCCTGTGTCGATCTGGCGTTATGGGATCTGTTCGGGAAAGTGGTTGATCTGCCGGTATATAAGCTTCTGGGTGGTGCTGTACGCGATGAAATTCAGTTTTACGCTACCGGAGCTCGTCCCGATCTGGCAAAAGGACTGGGTTTCATCGGTGGAAAAATGCCGACCCATTGGGGGCCACATGATGGTGATGCGGGCATTCGCAAAGATGCGGCGATGGTTGCTGATATGCGTGAGAAGTGCGGCCCTGATTTCTGGCTGATGCTGGACTGCTGGATGAGTCAGGACGTGAATTATGCCACTAAACTGGCCCATGCTTGTGCACCATACAATCTGAAATGGATTGAAGAGTGCTTGCCACCGCAACAATATGAAGGATATGCCGAGCTGAAGCGTAATGCTCCTCCGGGAATGTTGGTTACCTCTGGAGAACACCACGGTACATTGCAATCGTTCCGTACCTTATCGGAAACGGGTATTGACATCATGCAGCCAGACGTTGGCTGGTGTGGTGGTTTAACCACATTACTGGAAATTGCCGCCATCGCTAAATCACGTGGTCAACTGGTGGTTCCACATGGCTCTTCTGTTTACTCACATCATGCGGTTATTACATTTACCAATACGCCGTTCAGTGAGTTCCTGATGACCAGCCCGGATTGTTCAACCATGCGTCCGCAGTTTGACCCAATCCTGCTGAATGAGCCGGTACCGGTTAACGGGCGTATGCATAAATCAGTACTGGATAAACCAGGTTTCGGTGTTGAGTTGAATCCGGCGTGTAACTTAACTCGCCCTTACACGCACTGA
- a CDS encoding dihydrodipicolinate synthase family protein, with the protein MIRPSGIYSAMLTPWKNGVPDLAELRKIVDFQIEAGLTGLFPVSSVGESGLMSFEQKCALMETVIDQAAGRVPVWCGIPASTAQESIALGKFAKEKGAAGLVLMPPVFYRHSSEVIVTTMKQIIESTSLPVCLYNIPFFADAITPAMVAELAQLPNVVGIKDSGGNAVEFMQMLSLCGEVNPQFNVLTGREEFLYPSLKAGGKGCMTATAGVLPEVMVKIYRLTMEGKDQQAHQLQMAALPVMMMLSSLPFPLGYKLGMEIRGFNMGETPFPQVDSVKEKANSIKNKLEKALQQLLNIAN; encoded by the coding sequence ATGATTCGACCTTCTGGTATTTATAGCGCGATGCTGACTCCGTGGAAGAATGGGGTACCTGATTTAGCGGAGCTTAGAAAAATTGTTGATTTTCAAATTGAAGCAGGATTAACCGGATTATTCCCTGTGAGTTCGGTTGGAGAATCAGGCTTGATGTCGTTTGAACAGAAGTGTGCGCTGATGGAAACGGTTATCGATCAGGCCGCCGGACGAGTTCCGGTATGGTGCGGTATACCTGCCAGTACGGCACAGGAAAGCATTGCGCTGGGGAAATTTGCTAAAGAAAAGGGTGCTGCGGGTTTGGTTTTAATGCCACCGGTTTTTTATCGCCATTCTTCAGAGGTGATTGTTACCACCATGAAACAGATTATCGAGAGCACTTCGCTACCGGTATGTCTGTATAACATTCCATTCTTTGCCGATGCGATTACACCAGCAATGGTTGCTGAGCTGGCACAGTTACCAAACGTAGTGGGTATTAAAGACTCGGGAGGCAATGCCGTTGAATTTATGCAGATGCTTTCGCTCTGCGGTGAGGTCAATCCACAGTTTAATGTGTTGACTGGGCGTGAAGAGTTTCTTTATCCGTCACTAAAAGCCGGTGGTAAAGGCTGTATGACGGCAACGGCCGGTGTCTTACCTGAAGTTATGGTGAAAATATATCGCCTGACGATGGAAGGAAAAGATCAACAGGCTCATCAATTACAAATGGCTGCACTGCCCGTCATGATGATGCTGTCTTCATTACCGTTCCCACTGGGTTACAAACTGGGAATGGAAATAAGGGGATTCAACATGGGAGAAACACCATTCCCACAAGTTGATTCAGTAAAAGAAAAGGCTAACTCAATAAAAAATAAACTAGAGAAAGCCCTGCAACAACTTCTAAATATTGCCAACTAG
- a CDS encoding IclR family transcriptional regulator yields MEIDKKSKVPALTRAIDILNFVAENGHCSVTDIATNLALPKSSLYLMIDELRNLRLLAQSEDGSLRLGLKLMELGSRSVEQLDLRRIAKDYLTQLMLETGLVCHLGILDDNDPIYLLKVDSKSTIQVRSWEGKRLSLYSSALGKCLLAWISAERQKALISAIEFKVVTPYTLTSEEELVNELALIRQRGWSFDNQEDLLNIQCISAPIFDSSNKIIAAISAVGTTLQVNENNLQMLAERVMHAAELISKELGHSHK; encoded by the coding sequence ATGGAAATTGACAAAAAATCGAAAGTACCCGCACTGACCAGAGCGATCGATATTCTCAATTTTGTTGCAGAAAATGGACATTGCTCGGTAACGGATATTGCAACCAATCTTGCGCTGCCAAAAAGCTCGCTCTATCTAATGATTGACGAGCTGAGAAATCTTCGGTTACTGGCGCAAAGCGAAGATGGCTCTCTACGTTTAGGGCTGAAATTGATGGAGCTGGGCAGCCGCTCTGTTGAACAATTGGACCTGCGTCGTATCGCTAAAGACTATCTTACTCAATTAATGCTGGAGACTGGGTTAGTTTGTCATTTAGGTATTCTGGATGACAACGATCCTATCTATCTGCTGAAAGTAGACTCCAAAAGTACTATTCAGGTGCGCTCATGGGAAGGGAAGCGCCTCTCGTTATATAGCTCCGCCTTGGGTAAATGTTTATTAGCCTGGATAAGTGCCGAGCGGCAAAAAGCCTTGATTTCCGCCATTGAGTTCAAGGTCGTCACACCTTACACCTTAACCTCTGAAGAAGAGCTGGTGAATGAGCTGGCTCTTATTCGGCAGCGGGGCTGGAGCTTTGACAATCAGGAAGACCTGTTGAATATCCAGTGTATTTCCGCTCCGATATTTGATTCATCCAACAAGATTATTGCCGCGATATCAGCGGTAGGAACCACTTTGCAAGTTAATGAAAACAATTTGCAGATGTTAGCGGAAAGAGTAATGCATGCAGCAGAGCTGATTTCCAAAGAGCTGGGCCATAGTCACAAGTAA
- a CDS encoding autotransporter outer membrane beta-barrel domain-containing protein: MDRSLYKKEYQGKFSGKISKSILQNQLAMSGLLSVSVLFFPPFVLSQDIGSQSSQTIVLNDGDNLRADLENNSTLYGVLNRYSTQASINLANDVTITAEKSTGQAKGIIVDGTNSTLTANRLTVNSKGLTSTGIDIGGSKNNIDLGTGSKITVEGTNDAQAYGLRVGGASTLKADALSIETKGGNGVGVGVDNQGTSVDLGRGSSITINGRGSVGLYIFGANGNAANGPARFKATELTINTQGYSAYGINAQKNSVIDLGQGSTINTAGNYATGIWNWGVITADALTINATGADSIGIETREGGTVTVGANSHISSELAGGIVASGNGAIIDFTGTESARNTIFSGGSYGASAQGTGSAIHLYNTDVTIDRRGALGLGLWTLSGGVITADDLTVNGAAATRGVYAMTNSQIDLTGNTTITMANPLDMAIATQHNDGYAASRINASGKMTIDGGILSRGGLININMASGSRWTGQAYSDGVNGGALNITMTDSRWNMIADSNLDNLALNNSTVDFAEDKTGSLLTVKQLSGNGNFIMRTDIVGDGDGVNNSGDKLVVTGSSSGDHTLTILNRGSLATTGNEVLTVVETSDGQATFTNSSQVELGGYLYDVRKAGNNWELYSSGVYVPPPEPEPQPEPEPQPDPDPNPAPNPDPEITTTADAGANFLNVGYLLNYAEMQTLLQRMGDLRQNNEHGDMWLRGYAGKFDSFSGAKLSRFDMDYSGVQIGVDKRISQELPLFIGTFMGQTRGSPNYTSGDGTVESSHMGLYASYMAPSGLYFDGVAKYSRLKNQFDVLDSQNNHVNGSGSSDGVSFSLESGQKFSLNQPGNGFYIEPQLQFTYSHQDATRIKAANGLMVDLGSYESMIGRAGTVVGYEVLSGNNALNVYVKTGYLREFSGDANYRLNGSLEEHTFKGNWWNNGVGVSAQINKQHTLYLDLDSASGNKFNQRQINGGYRFSF, from the coding sequence ATGGATAGGTCTTTGTATAAAAAGGAATATCAGGGAAAGTTCTCCGGTAAAATCTCAAAAAGTATCTTACAGAATCAGTTGGCCATGAGCGGCTTACTGAGTGTTAGTGTACTGTTCTTCCCACCGTTTGTACTGTCACAGGATATTGGCAGTCAATCTTCGCAAACGATAGTACTGAATGATGGTGATAACCTCAGAGCTGACCTTGAAAACAACAGTACGCTTTATGGTGTTTTGAACCGTTATAGCACGCAGGCTTCGATTAACCTGGCGAACGATGTCACCATTACCGCAGAAAAATCAACGGGTCAGGCTAAAGGAATTATTGTTGATGGTACTAACTCAACGCTGACGGCAAATCGCTTAACAGTAAACAGTAAGGGCTTGACCAGTACCGGTATTGATATTGGTGGTAGTAAAAACAATATCGATTTAGGTACCGGTAGCAAAATTACCGTTGAGGGGACCAATGATGCACAAGCTTATGGTCTTCGTGTTGGTGGTGCTTCAACGCTGAAAGCCGATGCATTATCCATCGAGACTAAAGGCGGCAATGGTGTTGGCGTAGGTGTGGATAATCAGGGAACGTCGGTGGATCTTGGCAGAGGAAGTTCCATAACTATCAATGGTCGAGGTAGCGTTGGCCTGTATATTTTTGGTGCCAATGGAAATGCTGCTAATGGACCAGCCCGTTTCAAAGCCACTGAACTCACTATTAATACCCAGGGCTATAGCGCCTATGGTATCAACGCTCAGAAAAATTCTGTCATTGACTTAGGTCAGGGCAGTACGATTAACACCGCCGGAAACTATGCCACAGGTATATGGAACTGGGGGGTGATTACAGCGGATGCATTAACCATCAATGCAACAGGCGCTGACAGTATCGGTATTGAAACCCGTGAAGGTGGTACTGTTACTGTTGGTGCTAACAGCCATATTTCATCAGAATTAGCAGGTGGAATCGTTGCTTCCGGCAATGGTGCCATTATCGATTTCACTGGTACCGAATCAGCCCGTAATACCATTTTTTCTGGTGGTTCCTATGGTGCTTCAGCGCAAGGTACTGGCTCTGCTATTCATTTATATAATACCGATGTCACTATTGACCGCCGGGGCGCATTGGGATTGGGGCTTTGGACACTGAGTGGTGGTGTAATAACGGCTGATGATTTGACGGTTAACGGTGCTGCGGCAACGCGTGGTGTTTATGCCATGACCAACAGTCAAATTGACTTAACGGGAAATACCACCATTACTATGGCTAATCCATTGGATATGGCAATAGCCACTCAGCATAATGATGGTTATGCAGCCAGCCGGATTAATGCTTCAGGAAAGATGACTATTGATGGCGGTATTCTTTCTCGTGGAGGCCTGATCAATATCAATATGGCTTCTGGTTCGCGCTGGACGGGACAAGCCTACAGTGATGGCGTTAATGGTGGTGCTCTGAATATCACCATGACGGATAGCCGCTGGAATATGATTGCTGATTCTAATCTGGATAATCTGGCGCTGAATAACAGTACCGTTGATTTTGCTGAAGATAAAACCGGTTCTTTACTCACGGTTAAGCAGTTAAGTGGCAACGGCAACTTTATTATGCGAACGGATATCGTAGGTGATGGCGATGGCGTCAATAACTCTGGTGATAAACTGGTCGTTACCGGCAGCAGTAGCGGTGACCATACACTGACTATTCTTAATCGCGGTAGTCTGGCGACCACCGGTAATGAAGTCTTAACCGTAGTGGAAACCTCGGATGGTCAGGCGACCTTTACCAATTCATCTCAGGTAGAACTGGGCGGTTATCTGTATGATGTGCGTAAAGCGGGAAATAACTGGGAGCTTTACTCCTCAGGTGTTTATGTTCCTCCACCAGAACCTGAGCCGCAGCCTGAGCCAGAACCGCAACCCGATCCGGATCCAAATCCGGCACCTAATCCCGATCCGGAAATAACCACTACGGCTGATGCCGGTGCTAATTTCCTGAACGTGGGTTATCTGCTGAATTATGCAGAGATGCAAACCCTGCTGCAACGTATGGGGGATTTGCGACAAAACAATGAGCATGGTGACATGTGGCTAAGGGGTTATGCCGGTAAATTTGACTCTTTTTCTGGTGCAAAACTGAGCCGTTTTGATATGGATTACAGTGGGGTACAGATTGGGGTAGACAAGCGTATCTCTCAGGAGCTACCACTGTTTATTGGTACGTTTATGGGGCAAACGCGGGGTAGTCCAAACTATACCAGCGGCGATGGTACAGTAGAATCGAGCCATATGGGGCTCTATGCCAGCTATATGGCACCTTCGGGATTGTATTTTGATGGCGTGGCAAAATACTCTCGCCTGAAGAATCAGTTTGATGTGCTTGATAGCCAGAATAACCATGTTAACGGTAGCGGTAGTTCCGATGGTGTAAGTTTCTCACTGGAGTCTGGTCAGAAATTTAGTTTGAACCAACCGGGGAATGGTTTTTATATCGAACCTCAGTTGCAGTTCACTTATAGCCATCAGGACGCCACCAGAATCAAAGCAGCTAATGGGCTGATGGTTGATCTTGGTAGCTATGAATCAATGATTGGACGCGCCGGAACCGTTGTGGGTTATGAAGTATTAAGTGGTAATAATGCGCTTAATGTTTATGTTAAAACCGGCTATCTACGTGAATTCTCCGGGGATGCGAACTATCGTTTGAATGGTTCTCTGGAAGAACATACCTTTAAAGGCAACTGGTGGAATAATGGTGTTGGCGTCAGCGCCCAGATAAATAAGCAGCATACTCTGTATCTGGATCTGGATAGCGCCAGCGGCAATAAGTTTAACCAGCGTCAGATTAACGGTGGTTATCGCTTTAGCTTCTAA
- a CDS encoding class I SAM-dependent methyltransferase, with protein sequence MNLLDITCRSVPALPWGSGDKIPWNDPAFSQRMLENHLSQQHDWASRRLVVIQQQVEWISQQLPDKRAKILDLGCGPGLYTGMLAKLGYHCVGVDFSPASIAYATEQAKKQQMNIEYVLADIRDYQSEQKFDLVMLTFGEFNVFTPSDAEQILTNASSLLSHDGILVIEVHTYDEVRRQGESLSSWQSHETGLFSTNPHLLLQENYWDKQQATATTRYLIIDAQLADVMEYGATMQAYTESQYLSMFEHCGLKATSQLMPEQWPVGEMFTDKLVVYVGRK encoded by the coding sequence ATGAATTTATTGGATATCACTTGTCGTTCTGTTCCTGCTTTGCCTTGGGGGTCTGGCGACAAAATTCCCTGGAACGATCCGGCATTTAGTCAACGAATGTTAGAAAATCATTTGTCGCAACAACATGACTGGGCCAGCCGTCGTTTAGTGGTAATTCAACAGCAGGTTGAGTGGATTTCACAGCAATTACCCGACAAACGGGCGAAAATATTGGATCTCGGTTGTGGCCCCGGGCTGTACACCGGGATGTTAGCTAAGTTAGGTTATCACTGTGTGGGCGTCGATTTTTCTCCCGCATCGATAGCTTATGCTACTGAGCAGGCCAAAAAGCAGCAAATGAATATTGAGTATGTGTTAGCGGATATTCGTGATTATCAGTCAGAACAAAAATTTGATCTGGTTATGCTGACTTTTGGTGAGTTTAATGTGTTCACTCCCTCTGATGCCGAACAGATTTTGACTAACGCCTCATCGTTATTGAGCCACGATGGTATTTTGGTGATTGAAGTTCATACCTACGATGAAGTTCGTCGACAGGGCGAAAGTTTATCATCATGGCAGAGCCATGAAACCGGGCTTTTCTCCACCAATCCTCATTTGTTATTGCAGGAAAATTATTGGGACAAACAGCAAGCTACCGCGACCACGCGTTATCTGATTATTGATGCACAATTGGCGGATGTTATGGAATATGGTGCAACGATGCAGGCTTATACTGAATCTCAATATCTGTCTATGTTCGAACACTGTGGTTTAAAGGCTACCAGTCAGTTGATGCCTGAACAATGGCCTGTAGGGGAGATGTTTACCGATAAGCTGGTCGTCTATGTTGGTCGCAAGTAG
- a CDS encoding P1 family peptidase, giving the protein MFNANGSIIDVPGVKVGHQHDMTSMTGCSVVIPEHPSVCGVDVRGSAPGTRETDLLSAVNAVDKIHALLLTGGSAYGLDAATGVMKYLEQQQIGFDVGVGVVPIVPAAVIFDLSFGDANVRPDADMGYLAAQSASKSRFPDGNIGAGTGATVGKLVGERWRMKGGLGSASITLSNGLVVGAMVVVNAVGEIRDPDTQQVLAGSYDGQGRVQDMLSLMLQNVTDPGPVGTNTTIGIVACNANMNKTQMTKIAQMSHDGLARTIYPVHTMSDGDTLFALATSGVDVSVNLLGTLAAEVVARAVVNGVKAAEGALGVPAWRDLNKE; this is encoded by the coding sequence ATGTTTAATGCCAATGGTTCCATCATTGATGTGCCCGGAGTGAAAGTAGGCCATCAGCATGATATGACGTCAATGACGGGATGTAGTGTAGTCATACCGGAGCATCCTTCAGTATGTGGTGTCGATGTGCGAGGGTCTGCTCCCGGTACCCGCGAGACGGACCTACTGAGTGCAGTTAATGCGGTGGATAAGATACATGCTTTACTGCTCACGGGTGGTAGCGCTTATGGTCTGGATGCTGCAACGGGCGTGATGAAATATCTGGAACAGCAACAAATAGGTTTCGATGTTGGTGTTGGCGTGGTACCCATTGTGCCGGCGGCAGTGATATTCGATCTCTCATTTGGTGATGCAAACGTTCGACCCGATGCGGATATGGGCTACCTGGCGGCGCAAAGCGCCAGTAAAAGTAGATTCCCTGATGGAAATATTGGCGCCGGTACCGGGGCAACGGTAGGGAAGCTGGTTGGCGAGCGATGGCGAATGAAAGGGGGATTAGGCAGCGCTTCAATAACCCTCTCAAATGGATTAGTGGTAGGCGCTATGGTGGTGGTCAATGCCGTTGGTGAAATTCGGGACCCTGACACTCAACAGGTTCTTGCGGGAAGCTACGATGGTCAGGGGCGAGTTCAGGATATGCTTTCTTTAATGCTACAGAATGTGACCGATCCGGGTCCGGTAGGGACCAACACCACTATTGGCATCGTTGCCTGTAATGCCAATATGAATAAAACCCAAATGACCAAAATTGCCCAGATGAGTCATGACGGGCTGGCCCGGACTATCTATCCTGTTCATACCATGAGTGATGGGGATACATTATTTGCACTGGCGACCAGCGGTGTTGATGTTTCAGTCAATCTGTTAGGTACTTTAGCCGCAGAGGTGGTCGCCCGAGCGGTGGTAAACGGGGTGAAAGCGGCTGAAGGTGCGCTTGGGGTTCCTGCATGGCGGGATTTAAATAAAGAATAA
- the agp gene encoding bifunctional glucose-1-phosphatase/inositol phosphatase, producing MIKKFNYRTLLCGLLISLPCLPAVSATPEGYQLEQVVLFSRHGLRAPLANSGSVLAISTPKSWPEWETKGGHLTSKGGILESYFGEYVNSWLTQEKLFNKDTCPLAKDTFIYANSLQRTLATAQYFTLGAFPGCDVKIFHQAELGVMDPNFNPIIHDGSDAFKQSALAAMNTEASADGLTGLNRELKPSYDLLSKITDYKNGSVCLTDKRCDLNSEPAEFTVEKDKEPGVSGPLRIGTSISDAFILQYYEGFPAQDIAWGAIQSDSEWKMLANIKDRYGEVLFGSPLVAKDVSAPLIKYINAIFTQDVMRQPAKFNLLVGHDSNVFSLLSVLKIKPYQLPGQFEKTPIGGKIVFERWKDKATDKNLMKIEYIYQTREQIRRGDKLTLNHPPKRVVLEMADCPVDTNGFCSFEDFSKVLNALQDAAPKTE from the coding sequence ATGATAAAAAAATTCAACTACCGAACGTTGCTATGTGGTCTGCTGATATCTCTTCCTTGTTTGCCTGCTGTATCAGCTACGCCTGAAGGATATCAACTGGAACAGGTCGTTTTATTCAGCCGTCATGGCCTGCGCGCCCCTTTAGCTAACTCCGGCAGTGTGCTTGCAATATCAACACCAAAAAGCTGGCCTGAATGGGAGACTAAAGGCGGTCATCTCACTTCTAAGGGGGGTATTCTGGAAAGCTATTTTGGTGAATATGTGAACTCCTGGTTAACGCAGGAAAAACTGTTTAATAAGGACACCTGTCCTCTGGCAAAAGATACCTTTATCTATGCTAACAGCCTGCAAAGAACGCTGGCGACCGCTCAATATTTTACTCTGGGGGCATTTCCCGGATGTGATGTGAAGATTTTCCATCAGGCTGAGCTGGGAGTGATGGATCCAAACTTTAACCCCATTATTCACGATGGCTCTGATGCATTTAAACAGTCTGCACTTGCGGCAATGAATACAGAAGCCAGCGCTGATGGATTAACGGGTTTAAATCGGGAATTAAAGCCGTCTTATGACTTACTGAGTAAAATTACCGATTATAAAAATGGTAGTGTCTGCCTGACCGATAAGCGCTGTGACTTAAACAGTGAACCGGCCGAATTTACCGTAGAGAAAGATAAAGAACCTGGCGTGAGTGGTCCTCTGCGCATTGGCACCTCCATTTCTGATGCGTTCATTCTGCAATATTATGAGGGTTTCCCGGCACAGGACATTGCCTGGGGTGCCATACAGTCAGACAGTGAATGGAAAATGCTGGCTAACATTAAAGACCGCTATGGTGAAGTACTGTTCGGCTCACCGTTAGTGGCCAAAGATGTTTCTGCACCGCTGATTAAATATATTAATGCTATCTTTACTCAAGATGTGATGCGCCAGCCGGCAAAATTTAACCTCTTGGTTGGTCATGACTCTAATGTCTTCTCTTTACTTTCAGTATTAAAGATTAAGCCATATCAACTACCCGGCCAATTCGAGAAAACACCTATTGGTGGAAAAATTGTTTTTGAACGCTGGAAAGATAAGGCTACAGATAAAAATTTAATGAAGATTGAATATATTTATCAAACCAGAGAACAAATTCGTCGCGGCGATAAATTAACCTTAAATCATCCCCCTAAGCGAGTAGTATTGGAGATGGCTGATTGCCCTGTCGACACCAATGGTTTCTGCTCTTTTGAAGACTTTTCTAAAGTACTCAATGCATTGCAGGACGCCGCACCAAAAACCGAATAG
- a CDS encoding YggL family protein — translation MAQQRSRRLRKKLHLDEFQEIGFTVNWNFAQGTDLDTIDAFINRMIKEVIEPNGLGFGGSGYLDWEGIICLQKVGSCTEEHRTLIANWLTQNGMENVETSELYDIWWE, via the coding sequence ATGGCTCAACAGCGCAGTCGTCGTTTACGTAAAAAATTACATCTGGATGAGTTTCAGGAAATTGGTTTTACCGTTAACTGGAATTTCGCTCAGGGTACCGATCTCGATACCATTGACGCTTTTATTAATCGCATGATTAAAGAAGTCATTGAGCCTAATGGTCTTGGTTTTGGTGGCAGCGGTTATTTAGACTGGGAAGGTATTATCTGCCTGCAGAAAGTCGGAAGCTGCACCGAAGAGCACCGTACCCTGATTGCTAACTGGTTAACACAAAACGGCATGGAAAATGTCGAAACCAGTGAGCTGTACGATATCTGGTGGGAATAA